A part of Myxococcales bacterium genomic DNA contains:
- a CDS encoding GNAT family N-acetyltransferase, whose translation MNRLFLVFLFLFGCSYSINGTNQSVEEAFSFLENNLNNSFFQGEIRINQSIIGRTSFRFENGHYLYGQGICIYLVDENKKDLGFALVRLQNNQIRIAQLRSNSGQGKGIGTGLIAIVAELARHLGAEKIDLSSTTSAIEFYKKIGFLHGEPSLISEHPMYLNLNNEIFLNRAKKMGYFND comes from the coding sequence ATGAATAGATTATTTTTGGTTTTTTTGTTTTTGTTTGGTTGTTCTTATTCGATAAATGGCACTAACCAATCCGTTGAAGAAGCTTTTTCCTTTCTTGAGAATAATTTAAATAATAGTTTTTTTCAGGGCGAAATTAGAATAAATCAAAGCATTATTGGAAGAACTAGCTTTAGATTCGAAAATGGACATTATTTGTATGGTCAAGGAATATGTATTTATCTTGTGGATGAAAATAAAAAAGATCTAGGTTTTGCATTGGTTCGTTTGCAAAATAATCAAATTCGAATAGCCCAGCTTAGGTCCAATAGCGGGCAGGGAAAAGGAATCGGAACGGGTTTGATAGCGATTGTGGCTGAATTAGCCAGGCATTTAGGTGCAGAAAAGATAGATTTAAGTTCAACCACCAGCGCTATTGAGTTTTATAAGAAAATTGGTTTTTTGCATGGAGAGCCATCATTAATTAGTGAGCATCCTATGTATCTTAATTTAAACAATGAAATCTTCTTAAATAGAGCAAAAAAAATGGGTTATTTCAACGATTAG